A region from the Parabacteroides sp. FAFU027 genome encodes:
- a CDS encoding YceI family protein → MKSFALTFAAIFVLATSVFAQNKYTLDKYHSRLAFSVKHMGISSVDGNFKSFDVTVTSSKADLTDAKVEMVAQVNSINTEIDKRDQHLQSADFFDAAKYPTLTFKSTSFKKVKGNVYKLSGFLTMKGVTKPIAFTVVHAAVKSPMDNKMHHGFAITGTLNRQDYNVGTSAFAAVVGNQVKLSAEVDFAQE, encoded by the coding sequence ATGAAATCATTTGCATTAACTTTCGCCGCTATCTTCGTATTAGCAACTTCTGTATTTGCTCAAAACAAATACACTTTGGACAAGTATCACTCTCGTCTTGCATTCAGTGTAAAACACATGGGTATCTCCAGCGTGGACGGTAATTTCAAATCATTTGACGTAACGGTCACCTCCTCCAAAGCTGACCTGACAGATGCTAAAGTAGAAATGGTCGCTCAGGTAAATTCCATCAACACGGAAATCGACAAACGCGACCAGCACCTGCAATCCGCCGACTTCTTTGATGCAGCCAAATACCCGACGCTGACTTTCAAAAGCACTTCATTCAAAAAGGTAAAAGGAAATGTGTACAAACTTTCAGGATTCCTGACCATGAAGGGTGTAACCAAACCTATCGCATTCACAGTAGTACATGCCGCTGTAAAAAGCCCGATGGATAATAAAATGCACCACGGATTTGCTATCACCGGTACCCTTAACCGTCAGGACTATAACGTAGGTACCAGTGCTTTTGCCGCGGTAGTTGGCAATCAGGTGAAGTTGAGCGCAGAAGTAGATTTTGCACAGGAGTAA
- a CDS encoding PorP/SprF family type IX secretion system membrane protein: MKKILLISLFSILSVGMWSQSNIRLNNYWDNLYSINPASINNQYTAMVTIADRKQWTGFEGAPNSVFASASAYIEHYATQVGVKLVRDKIGYTSTSNLGLTYAYAVTLDTEWKLNLGLSGNIHSLSYDLDQINLASADDPKVYRVLQNANDFNTDLGFEFVSKSLLIGGSSQNFISLFAPEKNRTYPYTNFLYTMYRNLSDNMLDFGFGANAIQNRNLYQMELNTTAYLKNYEMEDLFKFGLFYRTKNEMGAILGANLGNSLYVSYSYDFNLGGISHSSLGTHELMLILKLGKIDNCRCLKR; encoded by the coding sequence ATGAAGAAGATATTATTAATCAGTTTATTCAGTATATTGTCAGTAGGAATGTGGTCTCAGTCTAACATCCGCCTGAATAATTATTGGGACAATTTGTACAGTATTAATCCGGCCTCAATTAATAATCAATATACAGCGATGGTTACAATTGCTGACCGCAAACAGTGGACCGGATTTGAAGGAGCGCCTAACTCGGTATTTGCTTCGGCTTCAGCCTATATTGAGCATTACGCGACTCAGGTGGGGGTAAAGCTGGTGAGGGATAAGATTGGCTATACCTCAACCTCCAATCTGGGATTAACATACGCTTATGCGGTTACGCTGGATACAGAATGGAAGTTGAATCTGGGTTTATCGGGAAATATTCACAGTCTTTCCTATGATCTGGATCAGATTAATCTGGCTTCAGCCGATGACCCCAAAGTATATCGTGTTCTCCAGAATGCGAACGATTTTAATACTGATCTCGGTTTCGAATTTGTAAGTAAATCGCTGCTCATTGGTGGTTCCAGCCAGAATTTTATTTCACTGTTTGCTCCGGAGAAGAACCGCACATACCCATACACAAACTTCTTATATACGATGTATCGTAACCTGAGTGATAATATGCTGGATTTTGGATTTGGAGCTAATGCCATTCAAAACCGTAACCTGTACCAGATGGAGTTGAATACTACGGCTTATCTGAAGAACTATGAGATGGAGGACTTGTTCAAGTTTGGGTTGTTTTACCGGACAAAGAATGAAATGGGGGCTATTCTAGGAGCGAATCTGGGCAATTCATTGTACGTGTCTTACAGCTATGATTTTAATCTTGGAGGCATCAGTCATAGTTCTTTAGGCACACATGAGTTGATGTTGATTCTGAAACTGGGAAAAATCGACAACTGTCGTTGCCTGAAAAGATAA
- a CDS encoding acyltransferase encodes MQTRPKLIWADNLRAIATIAVITLHASSGLLLQFGKVPDSYWEIGCFYNGLGRFAVPVFVMLSGALLLDRELPVKDFLKKRFSRILYPFLFWSLIYIAVSLYYKSLHGHHLNWSNVPAWIGKLLINGSSYHFWYIYMILGLYLFIPVLGKWIRNCPRKEMYYFLAIWFVVQFLNTPYLIEYKPKLRLDYFADYPGYLVLGYLLSKASFHRIKHKSFVFLSLSIALLAFAVCMAIYDKYHPGHRAGDWFSPTAPNVILLASSVFLFFKSLHIRNTIIVSVLAFISRYSYGIFLVHVLVLSRMANWFQIHWNFTHPVIAIPVTAIVCLILSATLIFLLRKIPGLKTLAG; translated from the coding sequence ATGCAAACGAGACCGAAACTGATATGGGCTGATAACCTGCGGGCCATTGCAACCATTGCCGTAATCACACTGCATGCTTCTTCTGGGCTGTTGCTGCAATTCGGCAAAGTACCTGATAGCTATTGGGAAATCGGATGCTTTTACAACGGGCTGGGACGCTTTGCCGTACCGGTATTCGTTATGCTGAGCGGTGCATTGCTGCTCGACCGAGAGCTTCCGGTAAAGGATTTCCTGAAGAAACGGTTTAGCCGAATACTCTATCCGTTCCTGTTCTGGAGTTTGATATATATCGCAGTTTCGCTCTATTACAAAAGCCTGCACGGTCACCATTTAAACTGGAGTAATGTGCCTGCGTGGATAGGCAAGCTGCTTATAAACGGCAGTTCGTACCACTTCTGGTACATTTACATGATACTGGGGTTGTACCTCTTCATTCCCGTTTTGGGCAAATGGATTCGCAACTGCCCGCGCAAGGAGATGTACTATTTTCTGGCCATCTGGTTTGTCGTTCAATTCCTGAATACCCCCTACCTGATTGAATACAAGCCCAAGCTCCGGCTTGATTATTTCGCCGATTACCCGGGTTATCTGGTGCTGGGTTACCTGCTTTCCAAAGCCTCCTTTCATCGGATTAAGCATAAAAGCTTCGTCTTTCTATCCTTATCAATAGCCTTGCTCGCCTTTGCCGTTTGTATGGCCATTTACGACAAATACCATCCGGGACATCGTGCAGGAGACTGGTTCAGCCCCACTGCTCCTAACGTGATTTTGCTGGCTTCTTCTGTATTTCTCTTTTTCAAGTCCCTGCACATCCGGAATACGATAATTGTGTCAGTGCTGGCATTTATAAGCCGCTACAGTTACGGCATCTTTCTGGTGCATGTATTGGTGCTTTCACGCATGGCCAATTGGTTTCAGATTCACTGGAACTTTACCCATCCGGTGATTGCTATTCCGGTGACTGCAATCGTTTGTCTGATTTTATCTGCTACCCTGATCTTTTTGTTGCGTAAGATACCAGGCCTAAAAACACTTGCAGGTTAA
- a CDS encoding helix-turn-helix domain-containing protein encodes MKEPFRIVEVNKELIDKINSSPENMHQHNFEELIILTEGKADHVINFDREVIEAPIFVYVSKGKAHQFLPHDGASGWIVLYENELVPDSRFHFYSNFTDRVNYSLEQMECISPIFNLCNMMAYEYNKPVPQFNIIRHLLAALLAKLEAESNNEPQAFSDASNNQRIAFHNFLKILEENFKRPVGVQFYADKLNTSVRNLNLICQNVFHKSVSEIVETRKLIEAKQLLMNSGLTVSEIGFELGYNEKSYFTRVFSKKEGITPTEFRNQMNNVILK; translated from the coding sequence ATGAAAGAACCTTTCCGCATCGTAGAAGTCAATAAAGAGCTGATTGATAAAATCAACTCCTCGCCCGAGAATATGCACCAGCACAACTTCGAAGAGTTGATTATCCTTACCGAAGGTAAAGCCGACCACGTTATTAACTTTGACCGTGAAGTGATTGAAGCGCCTATCTTTGTGTATGTTTCAAAAGGAAAGGCACATCAGTTTCTTCCTCATGACGGGGCCAGCGGATGGATTGTCCTCTATGAAAATGAGCTGGTTCCGGATAGCCGCTTTCATTTCTACTCCAACTTTACCGACCGGGTGAACTACTCGCTGGAGCAGATGGAGTGCATTAGCCCCATCTTCAACCTTTGCAACATGATGGCATATGAATACAACAAGCCGGTACCTCAATTCAATATTATCCGCCACCTGCTGGCTGCCCTGCTGGCCAAGCTCGAAGCTGAAAGCAACAACGAACCCCAGGCCTTCAGCGATGCATCCAACAACCAGCGCATTGCCTTTCACAACTTCCTCAAGATATTGGAAGAAAACTTTAAACGCCCCGTTGGCGTGCAGTTCTACGCCGATAAGCTGAATACCTCTGTCCGTAATCTCAACCTCATTTGCCAGAATGTATTCCACAAAAGCGTATCGGAAATCGTCGAGACCCGTAAGCTCATTGAAGCCAAACAACTGCTGATGAATTCCGGCCTTACCGTTTCGGAGATTGGCTTTGAGCTGGGGTATAACGAGAAATCCTACTTCACCCGCGTATTTTCCAAAAAGGAAGGCATCACACCTACAGAATTCCGCAACCAGATGAATAACGTTATTCTCAAATAA
- a CDS encoding metallophosphoesterase family protein, whose protein sequence is MKSLSFIISFAFLTLFFACQSDEVYDNAAKDAVSLKSVTSEDGIKIAIMSDLHVMHPSLLIGANPDYEAYIQQDPKYLVESYNILKAAVNQLISQKPDLVLIPGDMTKDGELISHELVQAQLKKLEENGIKVLVTIGNHDINNGDAKKFAMNKTMKTETVQANKIPVIYSHFGFAEALYKDPNSLSYVAEPIQGLWVIAIDANKYYDNTDKPITSGVIKPATLDWVKARLAEAAEKGKMVVGMMHHGLVEHYSMQNAVDPGYVIDDYPAVADQLIEAGLKVIFTGHYHANDITKREKGDKFVFDVETGSNVNYPCAYRMLTIKDNKFKFEFQPILPYSLPGSAAQLYSQKYLGIYFTNMLMSKGFPQSDAAALAPAFAWSAMTHFAGDEPAIPMQILGVISMLEGNSQTYGLGLAMESLWTDLGVPDNNVTLNMVDGTFSAN, encoded by the coding sequence ATGAAATCATTATCATTCATTATCTCATTCGCATTCTTAACCCTCTTCTTTGCTTGTCAGAGTGATGAAGTCTATGACAATGCTGCAAAGGATGCCGTTTCGCTGAAGTCGGTGACATCTGAAGATGGAATTAAGATTGCTATCATGTCAGACCTGCACGTCATGCACCCCTCTCTGCTTATTGGAGCCAATCCTGACTATGAAGCTTATATCCAGCAGGACCCCAAATATTTAGTGGAAAGTTACAACATTCTTAAAGCGGCTGTAAATCAGCTTATATCCCAAAAGCCGGACCTGGTATTAATTCCCGGTGATATGACTAAAGACGGTGAACTGATAAGCCATGAGCTGGTACAGGCTCAGTTGAAAAAACTGGAAGAGAACGGAATCAAGGTATTGGTTACCATAGGAAACCATGACATAAACAATGGTGATGCAAAGAAATTTGCCATGAACAAGACGATGAAAACAGAAACCGTTCAGGCCAATAAAATTCCGGTTATCTATTCTCATTTCGGATTTGCTGAAGCGCTGTACAAAGACCCCAATTCACTCAGCTATGTAGCCGAACCGATACAGGGACTCTGGGTTATCGCCATTGATGCAAACAAGTATTATGATAATACAGACAAACCCATTACTTCCGGCGTGATAAAACCCGCAACATTAGACTGGGTTAAAGCCAGACTGGCAGAAGCCGCTGAAAAAGGTAAGATGGTAGTCGGTATGATGCACCATGGCCTGGTGGAACATTACAGCATGCAAAACGCTGTTGACCCGGGTTATGTAATCGATGATTATCCTGCCGTTGCTGACCAACTGATTGAGGCCGGTCTGAAAGTCATCTTTACCGGACACTACCATGCCAACGACATCACCAAACGGGAAAAAGGTGATAAATTCGTCTTTGACGTAGAAACCGGGTCAAACGTAAATTATCCATGCGCTTACCGCATGCTAACTATCAAGGACAATAAGTTTAAATTTGAATTTCAGCCTATTCTCCCGTACAGTCTGCCGGGAAGCGCTGCTCAGTTATATTCACAAAAATATCTGGGTATCTACTTCACTAATATGTTAATGTCAAAAGGATTCCCGCAATCTGATGCAGCAGCTCTGGCTCCTGCATTTGCATGGTCAGCTATGACGCACTTTGCCGGAGACGAGCCTGCTATTCCAATGCAAATCCTGGGTGTTATCAGTATGCTTGAAGGTAATTCTCAAACCTACGGCCTCGGCTTAGCCATGGAATCTCTCTGGACCGACTTGGGTGTACCGGATAACAATGTTACTCTCAATATGGTGGATGGGACATTTTCAGCCAATTAA
- the ygiD gene encoding 4,5-DOPA dioxygenase extradiol: MTLNDLSNLNLNRDNSVVMPMLFVGHGSPMNAIEENEFVTGWRNQATTLPRPSAILCISAHWETRGTYVTAMAKPQTIHDFGGFPCELYQVQYPAPGNPGLANEVTKLITGTPVFPDEKWGLDHGTWSVIKHFYPEADIPVVQLSVNYLMSPRHHYELAKELAILRSKGVLIVGSGNIVHNLRVLNWSNPNEGYDWAINANEKVKSLILKNDYTSLIDYSSLGNDVKMAIPTAEHFLPLLYILGLKKENEELSFFNDKAVYGSLSMTSVRVG; encoded by the coding sequence ATGACACTCAACGATTTAAGCAACCTAAACCTTAACAGAGATAATTCCGTCGTAATGCCTATGCTGTTTGTCGGACACGGAAGTCCGATGAATGCAATCGAGGAAAATGAATTTGTGACAGGTTGGCGCAATCAGGCGACAACGCTTCCCCGCCCCTCGGCGATACTCTGTATCTCCGCCCACTGGGAAACTCGCGGAACTTATGTTACCGCTATGGCTAAGCCCCAAACGATTCATGACTTCGGTGGATTCCCCTGCGAACTTTATCAGGTACAATATCCCGCTCCGGGCAATCCGGGTCTGGCCAATGAAGTCACAAAACTAATAACAGGTACACCCGTCTTCCCTGACGAGAAGTGGGGACTGGACCACGGCACCTGGAGCGTGATAAAGCATTTCTATCCCGAAGCCGATATTCCGGTAGTACAGCTCAGTGTCAACTACCTGATGTCACCCCGCCACCACTACGAGCTGGCCAAAGAGTTGGCCATCCTTCGAAGTAAAGGCGTACTCATCGTCGGCAGCGGAAATATCGTTCACAACCTGCGCGTCCTCAACTGGAGCAATCCCAACGAGGGTTACGATTGGGCTATCAATGCCAACGAAAAGGTCAAATCCCTCATTCTAAAAAATGACTATACGTCACTGATTGACTACTCCTCACTGGGCAATGATGTAAAAATGGCCATCCCGACTGCGGAACATTTCCTGCCATTGCTTTATATCCTAGGTCTGAAAAAGGAGAACGAAGAGCTGAGCTTCTTCAACGACAAAGCGGTGTACGGGTCATTGTCGATGACTTCGGTACGTGTCGGTTGA
- a CDS encoding pentapeptide repeat-containing protein, translated as MHETLHEDQTFHQLDFSEQEISGNEYLRCTFSHCDFSKADLSGNDFVECSFEHCNLTMVKLHDTGMKDICFHDCKVMGVDFHPCSKFMFEVNFQKCQVDYSSFFQRKMKKTRFTDCSLRETDFTETDLTEAVFSQCDLYMAAFDRTNLEKADLRTANNYTIDPAINRVKKARFAYPGVLGLLRNYDIRID; from the coding sequence ATGCACGAAACACTTCACGAAGACCAGACCTTTCATCAATTGGATTTCTCCGAACAAGAGATTTCGGGAAATGAATATCTCCGCTGCACATTCAGTCACTGCGATTTCTCCAAAGCCGACCTTTCGGGAAATGACTTCGTGGAATGCTCCTTTGAGCATTGTAACCTGACTATGGTGAAGCTCCACGATACCGGCATGAAGGATATTTGCTTCCACGACTGCAAGGTGATGGGGGTTGACTTCCATCCCTGTTCGAAGTTTATGTTTGAGGTCAATTTCCAGAAATGCCAGGTGGACTACTCCTCTTTCTTTCAACGGAAAATGAAGAAAACCCGTTTCACCGACTGTTCCCTGCGTGAAACCGACTTCACCGAAACCGACCTGACCGAAGCTGTATTCAGCCAATGCGACCTGTACATGGCTGCTTTCGACCGTACTAATCTTGAAAAGGCAGACCTCCGTACCGCCAATAACTATACGATTGACCCGGCTATCAACCGCGTCAAGAAAGCCCGCTTTGCCTATCCCGGTGTATTGGGATTGTTGCGCAATTACGACATCCGTATTGATTAA
- a CDS encoding Cof-type HAD-IIB family hydrolase produces MSTTTSSTDLNYKMLVLDLDDTLLRDDHSISERNRKMLLKAQEKGVKVVLASGRPTPAMTQYIETLQLDKYDSYLISFNGGMVTSIRDNEVIFEQSLTKEEIHSLHDFCKVNDLHIITYSDKGVISETESEYIDVEIKLTGLPHHKVPCFKSEVQTSAVKCILLENPDYLKTMETKLKAERTDLSIARSKPFFLEVMPQGIDKAASLELLSNMLGIQQSEVIAVGNAGNDLSMVEYAGLGVWVDNVTPELRDKADVIVASNMEDGVAEVVERFILGEN; encoded by the coding sequence ATGTCAACGACTACATCATCTACTGACTTAAACTACAAAATGCTGGTGCTCGACCTGGACGACACCTTACTCCGCGATGACCACTCCATCTCTGAAAGAAACAGAAAGATGCTACTCAAAGCACAGGAAAAGGGTGTAAAAGTGGTGCTTGCATCAGGACGTCCCACTCCGGCCATGACTCAATATATCGAAACTCTTCAACTGGATAAATACGATTCATACTTAATCTCTTTCAATGGAGGAATGGTTACTTCGATACGTGATAATGAAGTGATTTTCGAACAAAGCCTCACCAAAGAGGAGATTCACAGTCTGCACGATTTCTGTAAGGTAAACGACCTGCACATTATCACCTATTCAGATAAAGGGGTAATCAGCGAAACCGAATCTGAGTACATCGACGTGGAAATCAAGCTTACCGGGCTTCCGCACCACAAAGTACCCTGCTTCAAAAGCGAAGTGCAGACTTCTGCCGTAAAGTGTATTCTTCTGGAAAATCCGGATTACCTCAAGACGATGGAGACAAAGCTAAAAGCTGAACGTACAGACCTGAGCATAGCCCGTTCCAAGCCCTTCTTTCTCGAAGTCATGCCACAGGGAATTGATAAAGCGGCGAGTCTGGAGCTTTTGTCCAATATGCTGGGGATTCAGCAAAGCGAAGTGATTGCTGTGGGAAATGCAGGAAACGACCTTTCGATGGTTGAATATGCCGGACTTGGTGTGTGGGTGGATAACGTTACTCCGGAACTTCGCGATAAAGCTGATGTTATCGTAGCTTCCAATATGGAAGATGGTGTGGCAGAGGTGGTTGAGCGCTTTATCCTGGGAGAGAATTAA